From a region of the Mytilus galloprovincialis chromosome 3, xbMytGall1.hap1.1, whole genome shotgun sequence genome:
- the LOC143068139 gene encoding deoxyribonuclease-1-like, whose amino-acid sequence MNTGIKLLVIFLTLTEGSWSFRIGAFNLKVFGRKKADNQQVLGYIVEIIKRYDIIFLQEIRDSSGDSITVLENALNRSPGSKYDKIVSKRLGDTSSKEQYIFLYRRHSGITIVSSYVYHDPQNVFEREPYIVKIQSTETVLSEFVLAGIHVKPLQAIQEITALETVHSDIVSKMKTEEILFLGDMNAECSYAPKKYLNYIPIRTSNKYHWLISDNIDTTVSKGTDCAYDRFILHGDKFLNAIVKDSSKIFEFDKEYRLTNTVALSVSDHYPIELEMKTVTSSAPYIPFTMFTTVCFGSVICSCIYCLRG is encoded by the exons ATGAACACAGGAATAAAGTTGTTAGTGATTTTTCTTACACTAACAGAAGGATCATGGTCATTTAGAATTGGTGCCTTTAATTTAAAAGTGTTTGGCCGAAAGAAAGCGGACAACCAACAGGTGCTTGGATACATTGTGGAG ATAATAAAGCGTTATGATATTATCTTCCTTCAAGAAATCAGAGACAGTAGTGGTGATTCTATCACAGTACTTGAAAACGCCCTTAACAG ATCACCAGGTTCTAAGTATGACAAGATCGTTAGTAAAAGACTTGGTGACACATCGTCGAAAGAACagtacattttcttatatag AAGACACAGTGGCATAACGATCGTTTCATCTTACGTTTACCATGACCCGCAAAATGTGTTTGAACGTGAACCATACATAGTTAAAATCCAGTCCACGGAAACAG ttCTATCAGAGTTTGTTCTTGCTGGAATTCATGTTAAACCATTACAAGCAATACAGGAGATAACTGCACTAGAAACCGTCCATAGCGACATTGTATCAAAAATGAAAACTGAGGAAATACTATTTCTTGGTGATATGAATGCCGAATGTAGTTATGCCCCTAAAAAGTACCTCAATTATATTCCAATTAGAACATCTAACAAATATCATTGGTTAATTAGTGACAACATTGACACTACGGTTTCCAAAGGAACAGATTGTGCATATGACAG ATTCATTTTACATGGAGATAAATTCTTGAATGCCATAGTGAAAGACAGTAGCAAAATTTTTGAGTTTGATAAAGAATACAGATTGACAAATACAGTG GCTCTTTCTGTTAGTGACCACTACCCAATAGAGTTAGAAATGAAAACAGTAACAAGTTCCGCCCCATACATTCCGTTTACAATGTTCACAACTGTTTGTTTTGGATCTGTTATATGTTCATGTATTTATTGTTTACGTGGATAA